Genomic DNA from Dysidea avara chromosome 10, odDysAvar1.4, whole genome shotgun sequence:
CAAAGTTTTTCTATATTTGATGTCAAGATACTGACGACAGGCTTTCAGTAGGCTTCATGTGGACCCCATGTGATAAGGATTAATATAAGTAGCAAAGTTAGAAAGAAAGATCTTGTTTTGTAACTATGTAAGTACAAGAATTACAGACGATATGGCTATGGCATGCAAGTGAAGTACAGCAGAAAGTTTGCAATATGACACGGAAAATGATAACACTTGCATAACTGGAACTATCTTTGATGACTTGTGGGAGTACAGTGAACTCTTCTAAGTTTAGAAAAATGTGATATTCAAAATAACCTGCCTATTGTTCTAAAGAAGCTGCTGAGTGTTCCATGAAATCCTTACAAGACTTGTGCTCACCCGGACCAAAAACATCACTGAATAGTTGAGATATTTTTTAGTCTATTGAAGTAGCTTAGTTCAAGAGATACTAATGGACGTGCAATGTGCAGGAAATGGTTAAATGTGGGTGCAAGGAATGTTAGAGGAAGAATGAAAAGTAATTGTCACTGACTATCATACCATAACACTCCCAATTGCCAGAATACATAGCAACCATTGTGCTTAGTAACTGTGAAGTGGTGTGCACTAATAAGAATTGCAGCTTATAATTTGGTCAGTGATTTACAAAACTCAGTTTAATTTGATTAATATATTATCAATAACATTTTGAAGTGCCAAGTAACATTTTATCTTCTATCTATTCTTGTGTTTTTAGTACCTTTGTAATTGACAACACCTTTAATTGTGCTTCATTCTTTTTTTAAAGCTTCGGATATATTGTTTGTTATCACAATTAATGTGGTATTGTTTTGATCACATATTCACTACATTTCATCATGTAGCATTTCTATTGTCAATGATCAACTGACCATACGCAATTCTACTTTAAGTCAAGCCCAGGTAAGAAGAAACAATATGGAGAGGGTACCATAGGTTTTAGTTGCAATTTGGTGTCTGAACCAATTATTTTCTAGTTAATTTTATGGTCAACCAGTTTCATCATTTTTTTGTGGTCAATTAGTGTTCTTGTTTCAGATGGTGAGGGAAGCCTTAGCTTCCCAGCTTCAGGCAACTAGTCCTATTGCTCAAGCTGTCAGCTCCTCTCTACCCAATCAAGGAGTCAGTAACACACTGTCACCTACAACAATGTCTttacaacaacagcaacagctTACTAGTCCATCACTTGAGGTGAGTTATGTGACAGTTCAGAATTTGCCTATTTACACATGTTGTTTTGGCCACTTCAAAAGCCCTGACAGTTGACTTAGTAGTAATAGCTATAACAGCTATATATGAAGTTTTGTGTTTTAATAGCAGCAGCAATATCAAGTTAAACAGCTGGCTACTGAAACTGGAATGAATGTACAATTCTCTGAAAAGTGAGTTCTCTGCAAGATTGGTAAAAGTTTCAGTCTACCTTTCATTTCAGATGTTTATCAGAAAACTTTTGGCAGTATGATAAAGCCATCCACGCATTTCATTGTTTAAAAGTAAATTTATAAATGTGATGTATTTTAAATTTAAGCTTATACTTTTTGCAGGAAAAGAATGCATTACCTCCAGAAGCATTTGTGCATTAATTGTATATTATAACTGAAAAACTCTTTTAACATATTTCACTTTGTAATTActtttaacagtgaaacatacTCATTATAATGGTAGTTAgattaaatagctagctatgcgaTCTACTTGACATGGCACTACTATGCGGTCTATTTAATGAGATGGTCACTATAAAAAGGCTTTGTTGTATTTataaaaatttaatgaaatccaccataatacataaataaaatatatcTTTGTAAATATACATAAAACTATACAATGACGAAACACTATATACAATTGCAGAAACTAAACACAAGTACAAGAACTGATAAATTAGGGCTATAGGGGTAGTATAAAAACATAATATTTGACTATACAGTTAACATATAATATTTCATTTTATTAAAAAAGCACTAATTCATGATTTAGACCAGTGACTATAATTACCTGACATGCAATCCGCAGGCTTACAAAACGAAGTTGACATTGTAAAAGTTGTACCAGTTAGTGTACTAAGAAGTGGAATAGGATAAAGTGATGGCTTAGTAGTAGTCTTTATACTCTTAAGAGGAACAAGGGTTTGTCTATCGATCTTTTCTATAGGTACATCAATGTAAAATAGGTTCTCAAAATATGACATGCGCACTGGTCTTGGCACCTCTCCGATATGGACGTCATTATCACCTTCCAAAATACAAGAAATATCCATTGAGTCTACAAGCGTGACAGGAGAGCTTTCATCAATTCCAGAGTCAACGCTCTCACTTCTTTCAACAAGACTTAACTGTGTTTGCAATTCTACTTCTTTTTGTTTCTCTATCAAAGCTGCAGCCATTTGTTGTTCAATGATCTTCTTCTTTTCTATTTCCCTTTCCTTGGCTTTCTGTTCTTCCTCATGATAACCATGATGGAGTCTATCAAGTCTCTTATGCTGGTAAAACACTAGACTGATTCTGGATGGTTGCTGTCGACAGGTATTGGCGATGGGTGTGGTAGCATGGCGTTCTTTCTTAGCACATTCTACAAGGACTGAACCATGGCCCAGAGCCAGTGCCACACCCCCGCCAACACCCTCAAATTCTTCAGCTGATTTCGGAGGTGTTAGGTTGGCCATCGGAGATGGTGGAACAGTTGACGGtggtggtggtgtggcctctgtTTTAACTCCGAACATCTGTGTAGGGGTCATGGGGGTACAACTAAGCTGTGGGGACTTCACTGGGGTTGGAAATAACGAGGAGAAGGAGCCATGTATGGGAGATTGTTGGGAGAACAGTGGGGTAGTTATGCCATTGACGTGTGAAGTGTTGCGAGTACCATTCAACCCATTCATGTTAGTGTCTTTCTGTAGGAGAGCTTGAATGGAGAATCCATTGGTGTGTTTCACTGGTGTAGTTGGTGAAGGCATTGCTGGTTTAAACAAATTGGGGGTGAACCCATTATTGTTAGTGCTGTGGTTGACTGCTGTAACTGTAGGCTCCTCTTTGCTTTTTGGCTTCCTTATCTCAATACCAGGTACACTCTCGGTTGGACCATTTTTTAAAACATACAGCGGTAACACATGTAGTTGTTCATTCTCCGGCTCAAGTTCAGTACCATAAATACCAGACTTTAAAATAGTACACAACTGTAATGAAAAAGATCATCAAGTATGATTGTCATTCTGCAACAACAATTGAGatttacatatacacatattttTAGTGCAAGTGATCAGTTTAACGTAATCCATACCGGTTTGGTATGTGTGTAGGCATCCTCCTACATACGATCTGCCCAATGATGTGCGGCCTTGAAACACAATGCACATACACAGCCTTCACTTTTAGTTATGCGTACTATGTGTATATACAGGAGCCTTATGACACTTATGAGCTCCAACCAAGGATTGGTTACAATTCCAAAAAAAATATCAGAAACTATGCTACTTTTTCACCTTTCATAGCATTCACCAACAGAAACATAATGTCATCTATATAAGCCAGAAAACTCAAGTTCTGCAATGCGTAAATGCAAATCAAACAGCAAGCAGCTAGCCATTACCctaaaatcaacaaaaaaaccTTTAGATTCACTAAACTTTATATTTAGCTTGTGTCTAAAAAACTTTCATTACCGTACTATGAGACTTCTAACAGTACACAAGTATACAAGTATACGTTTAATGTGTTACTATGAATCCACTAATATGAAAAAAATATTAACACTAAAAGAAGCCATGGAGTCGAAactatttatataattatctaCATAAGAATAAGCAGTTTACCTAACACAAACGCTCAAGTTTGAAGCCGTATGACCAGCACTACATTTTGTAAGTAATCCATTTAAACATTATAGCTGGCGATTATGCCTCATGTGGTATGTTCGGAATCTCTACTGACAAGAGATTTATAAGCCTTAAATGTTTCTACAACAATTcaatacttcaattattagacttcAGATCTTCACAAAAGGTAGACCTACTAATATCAGGCGGGTGCTAATCACAGACACGTGCCAGCCGAGTGCATGTTTGGCAACCTTGCTTCACTCTAAGGCTTCTGCTTATTATCGCTTGATTTGTAGTCTATTTACAACAGGAAACTAAGCAGGACAACTGATTAGTCTACAAAACCTATTAGCTACTTTTAAAATGATACGCTCCAGATCACTTTTGATGCAGAAAACCCAAGTCCAAGGTGATTAAAAGGCTTTATTGCAAGAATACGCTACTAATGTCAGCTGGATATAATGTCAGTATTCCAAACATTATCAATAAATGTTATGTACTCTCTATACAACTTCACAATGCATTTACTAGATAAAAAACTTACAATAGTCGATCCGTTTGCCATGTTGTAGCGATCAAAGTGACTGTGAGCACAGAAGTCCATACAACATGTGACACCTGAAAATGGTCTCTCTTCTCCGAGACCTAACCTACAGTGGTACCCATCACGTTCTGTTGCAATCTAACAAAACACAGGACAGTATAGAGGTTAATAGTATAATATTTGTACACTACCTGATTCTGAAAGGCCACAGGAGCTAAAGATTTGTATAAAGGAGCCAGGTCTGTCGCCAAACTCTGTAAGTGCCTTGTTAGATTTTCCTCCTGTGAATTGAATAACAAGTATGGTTCCTCTGTTAGCATTtgtgtacacacaaacaaaGTATTGTATTCATAAGAAAGAAACCTTTTCAGCGGGGCCATTGATCTTAAACTTCCGAGGTTCCCTACTCTTGGCGAACTTGCACCCATCATAGTATACAGTCCACGAGCAGCCAAATGAATACGAAGCCCCACAGATGTCAGGATCTTTGCCTTGGCAGGCACAAGTCTTGCTGCAAACACAGAAAAGCATGCTCAATTTGCAAACTTCAAAAATTCAATCCACAACACACAGTCAAATTTACAAGcctatgtagtgtagtgttgtatCACTGTACCTATTGCTTGTACATGATTTATTACCAATACAAATTGTTATAGGACAAAGTGGTATGGCAGAAGCCTTGCCAACCGCCAGTACAATTCCCGGATGTGATGCTTACATAATATGAAGTATTTAGTTACATGGCACGTAGACAGACAAGCAGTTACCTTTCATTTGTGGAGCATCGACGTGATGTTGGATTACCATACTTCGGCAATGTACCCGTGAGGACTTCATACAGAGAATTGGCTCTCTTTGAGGGAACCCCGTCCCAGAATACAATACTAACTACTGTACAGTTAGTATTGCATGTGTGATTCTTATGGTGGCGGAATAGCACAAGGAACAGCTCTTCCTTGCTAAGACGACGAATCACCTAAACAAACACAAAGTTGCTATGTTACCGACTGGCATACCTCACTGGAATGTGAATACATACAAGAGTGACAATGATGTCAATTCTTAAGAGATTTTCAAAATTATCAGTACCTTTAAATTACATATTTTAAAAGTAAATGGTAATGACTTAACCCACTAttaaaagtatttattattcatATCTCACATAAAAAAGATCATTTGGTTTCAAATAATGCATCTATTATCTTAACAGTATTGAGTGATGTTATAGCCACAATGAGTAGTACATTGTAAACTGATGGAAATACAATTACTAGTACAAACAAGATCATGCtacccacactacacacacgcacgcacacactacaaaGGAAGCACTGATACTTACTGCTTCAGTTGTGGGACATCCATCAGCTGTCTGAGCTTCAATCCCAACGTAGGAGAGCTGCATGATAAAACAGAGTGTAAAAACTACCCACAGAGTAGGAGCACATAACATCCTCTTACCTCCAACATTCTCAATTGAACTCCACTAACTTGAAACCTACAGATAAAGGAAAAGATACATTTAAATGACAAGGAACAACTTTACAAGAAAATCTATTGCACTATGGAAAACACAAATATAGTGTAATGTGTTTGTTGTTTGTACCTTTCTTCCAACACTTCTCTGAGTTCCTTCTCTGAGCCAGCAGCCCCCAAATGTATATAAAATGGACCATCATCTTCTTTCACTATACAACATGTTTACACCAGTCAAAGTTGTGACCCATTAAGGTGCAACACATTTATGAACAAACTGGAGATGAACTAGCTGACATAAACAAACATCCCTTCAATGTCAACAAATCAGTCTATTCATGTTATATTACAAAATTATAACAAGTCTATGCAATCACCTTATATGGCAAATAGGGGAAGTCTTAAGTACACAGAGACTTATAATTCTATGGACAAAGTTATATAAAGCTTCAATAGAAGCCCACACATCCAGTGCCTGCTAAGATAGGAAACAATTAAAGGACACTTAATTAACATTACACAACACAATATGGCACATATTTGTAGAAATAAGTGTTAATTTGTAAATTCCACATCAAACAACAACTATTTGTACTTGGTTTGTTTGTTCTACAAGTGCACACAACATGGTTGGCATAACAATCTTGTACTGTTTACAAAACTAACCAGTGGGTGTAATATAAACAACAAACTTACCCTCACAGCCACAGGCATTTGGACCATTCTCTTTCTGTGGTGCAGACCGAAACTTCTTCCTAAGCTTCTGTGGATGTTAAAACAACTCAATTAATTCACTGACCgtttaattattacttataGTGTACTGTATAATGATAACGAGATGACCACTTTCGCCACATGAGTGACGTAATGAATTTTGTAACCAAAGCTTCCACAAGTAGCCTAACTCCCACGTATTTCAAACATTTTTCACCTCTACACTGCCATAATTGGAATACACGCTAATTGCTCCAATAAGCTTATATGATTACACCTATAGCTGTTATAATCATACGGCTTTTTGATAAGGGGTTTCGGCTGGATGGATGTGTATTGGGTCGGTACAACAGCCAGTCAAGTGCATGTCTCACCTTTGCTGGTATGCCCGAGCCCTTCCCTTCAGGGGTATGGAACCCATTCAAGTGATCTTTCACCACAACTTCCTGATTGGTGCCATTCACTAGGGGATAATCCCCTACACTGTTGTTGAACAAGTGTCGACGCACTGCATTTGCAGTGAAATTTTTCTTCCTCAGAGCTGGTTCAGTCTAAAGTGCACAGAGAAACAGATAGTGGAAGTACATTATTAATATTGTATATCATAAAAACCACAAGATAAATGGGCGTTCATGTATGTATTCACACAAGTTAATGCACGTTTTAACTTGCTAATGCCAACCTTTGGGGCCCTCTTCAGTGCCTCGCAGCGTCTTTTTCTACAAATCTGGCTGTTGTTCGGGTGCATACATGCGCTGCAAATTCCACATTTATCTTCGGGTTTCCTTAAACACCCAGAACATTCGCCACAACGTTTTCTCCTGTTGCGTTTAGTTATCGAAGAAAGTTGGGACGTTAAAGGAGCAGGTAACTGTTTCTCTGTCGTCTTTACTTCAGGCGAATTTTGTTCTGTGCTCGGAACAGCGACAGAAGGCGATGTAGTCGGAGAGGGCGTTTCTTCCACTACAGGTTTAAGGTCTACAGATGGGGGTCTCATTATGAACGGCAGACCCGGAATGCCAGAGCCGTTAAAAAATCTGTAGGGATGATACATCACTGCCATTCTCCTTCAAatttatcttttcttcttttttcaGTAAATCAATCTAATCATTTCTCTGAGGCTGTAAAGAAAATTAGACGATCACATCGCTTCTTCAAGACAAGGTCGATAATCAGAAAGTTTCGTTAAAACAGTTACTTACAAATATCACATTCAAACGAGTGAAATAAAATCTATAATTAAACTATAATACAATCTTTACGAAAATACCACACAATTATAGTTTCCCCGCAATGCACTCTCCAACCTTCTCCTAGTGACGTAACATCCTATTTGATTGACGCAATACAAGACTCGCAATCACGCAATAACTTCTTGCTAGAAAGCAGCTAAAGCATACGAATTAGTAATGTAGTAGTAGCAACCAAAGCTAGAATTAAAATATGGGTTACATTTTCTTGATTTTCCTTGCTTTTATCAAGCTAGAGATGTGATATAAAGTAAAGCAACATGTACAGCCTTGTAAAGCAACAACATTACGATGACTGCAGTCACTAACTGGGTGGAACAATTACCAAGTCAATGCCATAACCAAAAAGCTACATTTAACAAGTTAGTGAATTGAAGTCTACAAGTTGCCATGACCAGCTGCATGAGGTAGAACACTTGTTCTCACAGCTGATGTTCTGTGAGATAGGTTACTACTGGTACATGCAGGTATTAACAAGTCTCACAGAAGGTTCTCATGTTTAGTTTAATAGGATACTTGGTACAAGATCACAATTTGTCAATTCTTCAATATCATCATCACATCAAGCGTTACAGGAAGTTGTGAGTATGTAGCACATTAACAAATCCATTTTATAATTCTTATGGCTTTCAGGCATAATCTTACAACATATACCAGAGCCATTTAGCTAGGTAGCTATAGCAAGAGTAAAAGTACTATTGGCAAAAGTCAACACTTATATAACAAGTCAGGGATTTCTCAGGGGACTAGCGTTGTGTTAACAAGTACTGAGActtttgactgttgtattttgTAGGTGGTGAGTGCTGGAggtctgggggggggggggggggaggagaGAGGTAGAGGGCATATCCTGTCAAATATTTGTAGTAGATATAATTTGACACCTAAAGTTGTGGTGTGACAAGCTGTTAAAACTTATTGAATGAGAGAAAATTATGATAACTTTGGTAATGTGAAGATTCGCCCCAGCTTAGGCACAAAAAGTCATTTCATGGTGTAGCATTTGTAATTATCTGCTTAACCAATGCAGCATGGATTGTGTAAGTTAGATTATATAGTGTGAAATTGTAGACAGAGCCAAGTAAGTATAAACATTGCTAGTAAATCGTGCTCAGTTGTAACCTTGCAAGCCATCAAATCAATGTGATAGCTGAATGTGGTATCAACTAGCTTCAGTAGCTTGTTAATAAACTGGTTAAATGTGACAGCCTGGTAGCCAAGTAGCTATAATTTCCAGGTAATGTTTACCTTCGTCAATGATTTCCCACCCTAATACAAACAAAGTTACACAATCCTTGGCTAACCTACTAACAGATTTGGACTAGCTGACCCTAACACTGCACCCAGCAGGTAAATATGTCAGGCCGTTGTCATGGAGTCAATGGCTTGGTGACGAGTCATTAGTACTTCTCTACCAACAGATGTgatgacacctacaaataaatGACCTGACTGACCTATGTACCTGGTGAATCATGACATGTCATCATTATGACATAAGGGTAGAAGTGACAAACAGGTATACTGTGACACatactatatgtatataataggAACAGGTTTGTATACAAACACTCAGGACATTTACCTGTGTGTATAACACATAAGATGTCCTAGTCATCATTTATCATGAGAAATATAACCCTTGTGTCGGGCTCGCCTCGTACATACATTCCATTGGCAGGCCATAAATCAGCTTGGAAGTAGCACTGAGCTTGTTAGTACCTATATTTGGTAGGCCGAAGCTGGTGTAATTAATACAATCACTCAATACGTATGAGCTCATTATTACATGCATGTATTAAACAGGTTTAGAGTGTTGATATACACTGATAGTCAAAGACTCACGTGATAGCTGACAATGGTGCGCTGCTAAGGGGGCTATGTCCATTTCTCGACGTACAGATGACGCGAGTAGGAGAGTAAATGATGTAGCAAACGTCTGTGATTCTAACAGCCCGAATTCAACCCGGGAACTTTTGCGAACGGGCGTAGTGCAGCAGCTAGCTAACACCCAAAGGGAGACGGGTGAATATAGACAAAAAAAACATGGCAAGGCAAACAGTAGAAAGGTAGAAACGAGCGGCGGAGATTTGACATTTGTTACGAGCAGTTTGTCATCCCAAATAACGCCCACCAAAGATTTAATACATTCAAGCACGGATGAAATTGGTGCAATGAAAGAGACGCATGGCGTGTTGAGAGTACCAGAAGGCGTCAGGAAATCTCAGTCACCCAAGAGAGATGCAGTGAGTGCTTCAATTAACCATGGAAGGAAGGGGGCTGGTGAAGTCATGAGTGAGATAACAGCTCATGAAACTGATCTTAATAACTTGGTATCACGATGGTCTGGAGATGCTAGCAAGTTTCAACGCATCACAGAAATTTGGTGAGTATACAATAGTAGAATACACACTGAAGTATATCaactgtatacatgcacacaGATGCATGTTTCCCTCGTAatacacacactgcacattatcaTACCATTGTGTCTGTGTCGTAACTGGTATTAAACGGCTTCATTGGGATGTTGTACATGTGCTTTGTCGCACTTCTAAGGTCTAATGACTTTATTTTcgtaaatattttgtaattgaagTCAATTACAACTGATCATTGATTGCTTGCGATTCAGTAATCTACAAGTGTCATTTAGGCAGCGTGTTTGTAATTAAATTTTAACTTTGTAAGTGTGCCTAACCACAAATTTAAAGAGCGCAAATTACTTATGACAGCTATGCTGCAAATTTGTTTGCTGATTACATTCAGCTTCAAATATGAATACACCTGTACATATGGGCTGTTATTTAACCCTTTGATTTAGCAAACTGTTGATTGGGTTAGTGAATTTTGCatttttttgtacagatcaCAATAATGTGTAAGCCTTGACATGTTTGTCTTAAGTATCGTGCCTCAAGATTTTTGTTAAGATTGTATATCAAATTCAGCAACAACAGTGTGCTGTTTAATTTCCGTTCACACTGGAACATATAGCGCATACACAAAACTTTattggcatatatatatatactgcagCTGAATTGACAATTGCCTGAATTCTAATGCAATATTGTACAGtatttgtgaccgtctcagtgaAAActcgtctagttcgcacaagcatgtgttttgagaaaaacgaatttaaaaaaaaattggtgaaattatgtgttacaaagaaaattttacacaaattttaatcgagccattactcagagaaggaaaatcatttaaacctatacaccatcttattcgcctactcatggggagttcaaAATCTTTGTTTGATTTCTGTAGTcccaatggtttgcgtgtcgcgtgcgtttgtttacgatgcggtagacATAAACAAAATCGTTTctgtttcttcaataaaaccaccttcatacaCCTATGTGTAAGTAACTGCTGGGTGAAAACTAAACCTTGGTCGAtttgctgatccatggtgagcATTGTAAGCCGAATCCTAactctgtagactaatccaaatggaagttatggctgcgaatgtaagtgcctgtagtttatttttagtatagtcactgtacaaatcgatttccttgcatttcctactgtctagtgctgtaattccaaaactactcactataattgactgaaactttggtgaaccattccttgaacAATGTAGATAACGctgagaaatttaaaaaaaaaatgaactAGACGGGTAGATGGTCACAGTGTTAGTAGCTAAGCTTACTGAATGGCATCCTACTTGATTATTTATAAAAGTGAATATTAATATCAAGAGTTGATAataagaggagagtgtctaacacaatACAAAGTCTCTACAAATGCTCtcctattattaactcttgctaatactcTATAGCCTTCATTTACAGTAAGTTTAAATGTCATTATTGTTGTAAGTTGATATGAACAAGGAGATATCTTTCACGTTGTTCAGTATT
This window encodes:
- the LOC136236364 gene encoding methylcytosine dioxygenase TET1-like, which codes for MAVMYHPYRFFNGSGIPGLPFIMRPPSVDLKPVVEETPSPTTSPSVAVPSTEQNSPEVKTTEKQLPAPLTSQLSSITKRNRRKRCGECSGCLRKPEDKCGICSACMHPNNSQICRKRRCEALKRAPKTEPALRKKNFTANAVRRHLFNNSVGDYPLVNGTNQEVVVKDHLNGFHTPEGKGSGIPAKKLRKKFRSAPQKENGPNACGCEVKEDDGPFYIHLGAAGSEKELREVLEERFQVSGVQLRMLELSYVGIEAQTADGCPTTEAVIRRLSKEELFLVLFRHHKNHTCNTNCTVVSIVFWDGVPSKRANSLYEVLTGTLPKYGNPTSRRCSTNESKTCACQGKDPDICGASYSFGCSWTVYYDGCKFAKSREPRKFKINGPAEKEENLTRHLQSLATDLAPLYKSLAPVAFQNQIATERDGYHCRLGLGEERPFSGVTCCMDFCAHSHFDRYNMANGSTILCTILKSGIYGTELEPENEQLHVLPLYVLKNGPTESVPGIEIRKPKSKEEPTVTAVNHSTNNNGFTPNLFKPAMPSPTTPVKHTNGFSIQALLQKDTNMNGLNGTRNTSHVNGITTPLFSQQSPIHGSFSSLFPTPVKSPQLSCTPMTPTQMFGVKTEATPPPPSTVPPSPMANLTPPKSAEEFEGVGGGVALALGHGSVLVECAKKERHATTPIANTCRQQPSRISLVFYQHKRLDRLHHGYHEEEQKAKEREIEKKKIIEQQMAAALIEKQKEVELQTQLSLVERSESVDSGIDESSPVTLVDSMDISCILEGDNDVHIGEVPRPVRMSYFENLFYIDVPIEKIDRQTLVPLKSIKTTTKPSLYPIPLLSTLTGTTFTMSTSFCKPADCMSGNYSHWSKS